Below is a genomic region from Vibrio pomeroyi.
GCCACCCAACACCTTGCCGCGTGGACAATGCAGTTCACGCCCGTCAAGGCCCGGTTCTTTCTCTGTTTCAAATTGCCAAGCGTACTTTTCAGTATTCATTGGGTAAGAAAGCGCGGTCGGCATCTGGATAAAAATGCTCTTATCCGTACCACCAGCTTCCAGTAATAAAACGCTATGTTCACCGCTTTCCGTTAGCCTATCCGCTAACACACAGCCGGCCGAACCCGCGCCGACGATAATATAATCGTAGCGTTGCTCCATGTTATCTATTCCCTGAGATGAGTCAGTGGGGCTAGCTACTTTAAGCTAGCCCATTAAATTGAGTGTTACGCGTTAGGCATAAGGGCTGGCGTAGTCGCCAAGTTCGATAAGAATGCTCTTAGTCTGCGTATAGTGAAGTAGAGTCTCTGGTCCATTTTCACGACCAATACCCGAAAGTTTGTAGCCACCAACAGGCATTTCTGCCGGTGAATCACCCCACGTGTTCACCCAGCAAATACCTGCCTGCATTTGATGAATAACGCGGTGAGCACGAGAGAGGTTTTGCGTGAATACGCCAGCAGCAAGTCCGTATTTAGTATCGTTAGCACGGCGAATCACATCGTCTTCGTCCGTAAACTTCATTACCGACATCACTGGGCCAAAGATCTCTTGTTGAACGTGAGGCATGTGGTCTTCGCAATCCACAAACACGGTTGGGATAACAAAGTTGCCGTTTTCGAGGCCGTTGTCTGTCACTTGATAGCCGCCCGTCAGCAGAGTTGCACCCGACTGTTTAGCTAGCTCAATCGCTTCAAGGACTTTTGAAAGGTGTTCTTTAGAAATCAATGCACCGATCTGAGTTTCCATGTCCATTGGGTTACCAATGATCAGCTTCTCAGTGCGCGTTTTAAGTTGGTCGATGAATGCGTCGTAGATGTTTTCGTGCACATAAACACGAGTACCATTGGTACACACTTCGCCTTGGGTGTAGAAGTTCGCGACCATCGAAGCGGAGACTGCATCATCCAATTTCGCGTCATCAAACACGATCATTGGTGATTTGCCACCTAGCTCCATAGTGACCGATTTCAACGTTTTCGCACTGTCCGCCATCACGGCTTTACCCGTACCTGTTTCACCCGTGAAAGAGACTTTAGCGATGTCTGGGTGCGCCGTTAGCATTTGACCCACACGGTAGTCACCCTGAACCACGTTGAACACGCCATCAGGAAGACCGGCTTCGGTAAAGATCTCCGCAAGTTTGAGAGCGGTTAGCGGCGTTTCTTCTGAAGGTTTGAAAATCATCGAGTTGCCCGCAGCAAGTGCTGGAGCCGATTTCCACATCGCGATTTGGATAGGGTAGTTCCACGCGCCAATGCCAGCACAGATGCCTAGCGGCTCGCGGCGAGTGTAGAAAAATTGAGATTCGCTCAGCGGTTGTTGGTCGCCTTGTAGAGTTGGAGCAAGACCAGCAAAGTATTCAATAACATCAGCGCCAGACGCCACATCCACTTCAATTGCTTCTTGCAACGGCTTGCCCGTATCAACAACCTCAAGGTTCGCAAGGTCATTGTTTCGAGCCCTAAGGATTTCAACGGCCTTCAAAAGTATGCGACTACGCTCTACCGCTGTCATTGCTGACCATACCGCAAAGCCACGCTTCGCTGATTCAATAGCACTATCCACATCCGCTGCAGAGGCTTGCCCTAGCGTGGCGATAGGTTCGCCGTTTGCTGGGTTGATGCTATCAAAGGTTTCACCAGACGTAGCTTTGACCGCTACGCCATCAATGTATAACGAGTTCATTTCCATTTGAGATTCTGACTTAATTATTGTTATTAGACTCTACTGGTCTAGTTTAAATGTTGGGTGTAAGTATTGGTCGTTCTTGTGCTGTTCTAATTCTAATACTGCGTTCTATTTGATACTGCACGAGTAGAACGTCAGTTGTTTATCAAGGTAATCG
It encodes:
- the betB gene encoding betaine-aldehyde dehydrogenase, with translation MEMNSLYIDGVAVKATSGETFDSINPANGEPIATLGQASAADVDSAIESAKRGFAVWSAMTAVERSRILLKAVEILRARNNDLANLEVVDTGKPLQEAIEVDVASGADVIEYFAGLAPTLQGDQQPLSESQFFYTRREPLGICAGIGAWNYPIQIAMWKSAPALAAGNSMIFKPSEETPLTALKLAEIFTEAGLPDGVFNVVQGDYRVGQMLTAHPDIAKVSFTGETGTGKAVMADSAKTLKSVTMELGGKSPMIVFDDAKLDDAVSASMVANFYTQGEVCTNGTRVYVHENIYDAFIDQLKTRTEKLIIGNPMDMETQIGALISKEHLSKVLEAIELAKQSGATLLTGGYQVTDNGLENGNFVIPTVFVDCEDHMPHVQQEIFGPVMSVMKFTDEDDVIRRANDTKYGLAAGVFTQNLSRAHRVIHQMQAGICWVNTWGDSPAEMPVGGYKLSGIGRENGPETLLHYTQTKSILIELGDYASPYA